The bacterium (Candidatus Blackallbacteria) CG13_big_fil_rev_8_21_14_2_50_49_14 genome contains a region encoding:
- a CDS encoding cysteine--tRNA ligase — MTLPKVKLFNTLHREKEIFTPLQAGQVKMYTCGPTVYNYAHIGNLRSYIFPDLLKKLLGFLGYEVTQIMNFTDVGHLTSDADAGDDKIEKAAAAEGKSAWDISRYYAEAFKHDIAALNIAFPTRFTYATDYIPEQIQLVKDLENGGLTYVLEDGVYYDTARFPDYGKMARLDVEGLQEGARIDTEGKRNKTDFALWKFSPKDAQRQMEWESPWGKGFPGWHLECTAMIFAELGATIDIHTGGTDHIPVHHTNEIAQAEGATHQPFVNYWLHGEFLVLDQNQRMGKSVGNFVTLKTLIDAGFSPRAYRYLCLTSHYRHFLTFSQEILKSAQTAYYKLKRLISHLHAQDQRAPERLADFREQILNALCDDLNAPKVIGLLWDLVQDKEMGDAHKLDLIREIDSILSLDLLDFTDFPELNIEIPENIQVLANQRWEARQNKNWAESDRLRDLIQAAGFQMRDGKDHFELVPLDL, encoded by the coding sequence ATGACCTTGCCTAAAGTAAAACTTTTCAATACCCTTCACCGCGAAAAAGAAATCTTTACTCCCCTTCAAGCAGGGCAAGTCAAAATGTATACCTGCGGACCCACCGTCTATAATTACGCGCATATTGGCAATCTGCGCAGCTATATTTTTCCAGATCTGCTCAAAAAGCTGCTCGGGTTTTTAGGCTATGAAGTCACACAAATCATGAATTTTACAGATGTTGGTCATTTAACCTCAGATGCTGATGCCGGTGACGATAAAATCGAAAAAGCAGCAGCGGCAGAGGGCAAAAGCGCCTGGGACATCTCTCGCTATTATGCAGAGGCCTTTAAACATGACATCGCAGCCTTGAACATCGCCTTCCCTACCCGTTTTACCTATGCCACCGACTATATTCCAGAGCAGATTCAATTGGTCAAAGACCTTGAAAACGGGGGGCTGACCTATGTTCTTGAAGACGGGGTCTATTACGATACTGCACGTTTTCCAGATTACGGAAAAATGGCCCGCTTGGATGTTGAAGGCCTACAGGAAGGCGCCCGTATCGATACCGAAGGCAAGCGCAACAAAACAGATTTTGCGCTCTGGAAATTCAGCCCCAAGGACGCACAACGACAAATGGAGTGGGAAAGCCCCTGGGGAAAAGGTTTTCCAGGTTGGCACCTGGAATGCACCGCCATGATCTTCGCTGAACTGGGTGCTACGATTGATATTCATACCGGCGGAACCGATCATATTCCCGTTCACCATACCAACGAGATTGCCCAGGCTGAAGGCGCAACCCATCAACCCTTTGTCAATTATTGGCTGCATGGTGAATTTCTGGTTTTGGATCAAAACCAGCGCATGGGCAAATCCGTAGGTAATTTTGTGACCTTAAAAACACTAATAGACGCTGGCTTTTCTCCCCGAGCCTACCGCTATCTCTGCCTGACCAGTCATTACCGCCATTTTCTGACTTTTTCACAGGAAATTCTGAAATCCGCCCAGACTGCCTATTATAAACTGAAACGCCTGATATCCCATTTGCATGCCCAGGATCAGCGTGCGCCAGAGCGCCTTGCAGATTTTCGGGAACAGATCTTGAATGCCCTGTGCGATGATTTGAATGCTCCGAAAGTGATCGGTTTGCTCTGGGATTTGGTTCAAGATAAAGAAATGGGCGATGCTCATAAATTGGATTTGATCCGCGAAATTGACAGCATTTTGAGCTTGGACTTACTTGATTTTACCGATTTCCCTGAATTAAACATCGAAATACCCGAAAATATCCAGGTTTTAGCCAACCAACGCTGGGAGGCACGCCAAAACAAAAACTGGGCAGAATCAGATCGTCTGCGCGATTTGATTCAGGCAGCGGGTTTCCAAATGCGTGACGGCAAAGATCATTTTGAATTGGTGCCTTTGGATCTTTAA
- a CDS encoding tetrameric acyl-CoA thioesterase, with protein sequence MNPLVPRGRVPAVVLKNLLNLWPPYLAAGVHVDYIQRDYSRVHVSMALHWYNRNYVGTHFGGSLYAMTDPFYMLMLIQLLGPDTIVWDKAANIRFRRPGKGRVSALFQISPHEVAALQTELARTGRVDFEKTLRVLDADLMTVAEVDKVVYLKKKTR encoded by the coding sequence ATGAATCCACTCGTTCCGCGCGGCCGGGTGCCGGCTGTTGTGCTCAAAAACCTGCTCAACCTCTGGCCTCCTTATCTGGCTGCAGGAGTGCATGTGGATTATATTCAACGGGATTATTCCCGAGTCCATGTCTCCATGGCTTTGCATTGGTATAACCGCAATTATGTGGGCACCCATTTTGGCGGCTCGCTGTATGCCATGACCGATCCTTTTTATATGTTGATGTTGATTCAATTATTGGGTCCAGACACGATTGTTTGGGACAAGGCGGCGAATATCCGTTTTCGCCGTCCTGGCAAGGGTCGTGTCAGTGCCCTTTTTCAAATTTCACCACACGAAGTAGCAGCGCTTCAGACAGAATTGGCTCGCACAGGTCGAGTTGATTTTGAGAAAACCCTGCGCGTTCTGGATGCAGATTTAATGACTGTGGCAGAAGTGGATAAGGTGGTTTATCTGAAAAAGAAAACCCGCTGA
- a CDS encoding peptidase M48 — MSFVIQEPPESSENINISPSHPLHELLILLGGMFAIILAVWWLLGLAVDWVVPKIDARNETRLAGLYASVLAQTEEGDGSLRLQKYLADLNALQFPDPKLRPDYQAHLLADSTINALALPGGHILILSGFLKQAESENELIFVLGHELGHLVHRDHLRAMGRSLVMYSLATMLLGPDNFISGFAENSLKTLELKFSREQELEADRLGLELLVKTYGHAGGSQDFFRRLESQQENSKFLSYLSTHPHPRERIERLKAMIRERHFLLKPVKPLPKQFQDLTKKELKATKTE; from the coding sequence ATGAGCTTTGTCATTCAAGAGCCGCCTGAGTCTTCTGAAAATATAAATATCAGTCCCTCTCACCCGCTTCACGAGCTTTTGATTCTTTTGGGAGGGATGTTTGCGATCATTTTGGCGGTTTGGTGGCTTTTGGGGCTGGCCGTTGATTGGGTGGTTCCCAAAATTGATGCGCGCAATGAAACACGCTTGGCGGGTCTTTATGCTTCGGTTTTAGCGCAGACTGAAGAAGGAGACGGCAGCCTGCGTTTGCAAAAATATCTTGCCGACTTGAATGCGCTTCAGTTCCCCGATCCCAAACTTCGGCCGGATTACCAGGCACATTTACTTGCCGATTCCACGATCAATGCTTTGGCCTTACCGGGGGGACATATTCTGATTTTGAGTGGTTTTTTGAAACAGGCTGAATCAGAGAACGAACTCATTTTTGTCTTGGGGCATGAATTGGGGCATTTGGTGCATCGCGATCATTTGCGTGCAATGGGCCGCAGTTTGGTGATGTATTCATTGGCGACCATGCTCTTAGGCCCCGACAATTTTATCAGCGGCTTTGCCGAAAATTCACTGAAAACACTCGAATTAAAATTTTCCCGAGAGCAAGAGTTGGAAGCGGATCGACTGGGGTTAGAACTCTTGGTCAAAACCTATGGCCATGCCGGGGGCTCTCAGGACTTCTTCAGACGTTTGGAATCTCAGCAGGAAAATTCAAAATTTCTAAGTTATCTCTCTACCCATCCGCATCCCAGAGAACGGATTGAGCGGCTCAAAGCCATGATTCGTGAGCGGCATTTTCTTCTCAAGCCAGTGAAACCTTTGCCCAAACAGTTTCAAGACCTCACAAAAAAAGAACTTAAAGCTACCAAGACAGAATAA